A genomic segment from Glycine max cultivar Williams 82 chromosome 1, Glycine_max_v4.0, whole genome shotgun sequence encodes:
- the LOC100795770 gene encoding uncharacterized protein — protein MFRLRGLLHKTFTCYVVLSCILFWLAGYGLCSLNGIQNPPDYDGCASFERSYDLGSSDATVSDSSLGYGFPSPHNSYENVCPKSHSFCFPSMLSGLSHKEKIIKEASLGESGSQYNSPFCAELPQDGRQTSNQSWSAEHGVFRLLNGGVVSCSLNTREEVDGIPPLPTEVGCKDDISSCGGSSLKQKTTRFWSTNSEVSKSNSFDGSVSPNVRIGPTMLDWGQKYLYSSSAAFLTVTNTCNDSILNLYEPFSSDLQFYPCNFSDVSLRPGESALICFVFFPKSLGLSSASLILQTSSGGFIVEAKGYATECPFGIQPLSGVQISPGGRLSKNFSLFNPFDETLYVKEITAWISISSGHNSVETEAICRINDFQVIDAWLFPTIKDRLVVNSGHSPMIAIRPHRNWDIAPHGSENLMEMDIMVGFEGKIFGAFCLHLLRPSQDTSDTIMVPIEAEVDSHSACDTVGIFISATLEGLATCDSGEIAITISLRNDAPYVLGFVKVMEVSDTELFRIKFKEGLLLFPGTVTQVGIIYCSHLHLDLHDFAPKVSNLRENCKLLILTNDSTSPLIEIPCEDILYICFEHHRKMHSSDQVEGKSKHTQFDSRRTGYMGRSMQLRPNLKVLETRDVDELVLANWKSQGVTGSMSVLEDSEVLFLMIQVGSYVSKWITVKNPSQHPVVMQLILNSGEIINECRDLDDLLFPSSSSNLVLDEGATPKKYGFSIPENALTEAYVHPHEHVTLGPIIFYPSDRCGWSGSALIRNNLSGVEWIPLKGYGGLLSLVLLERSEHVDNVDFDLKMPKTLNFSLPYTLLHMKEISSACSQHLVKELYAKNTGDLPLEVKSIRVSGRECGLDGFKILSCKGFALEPGESTKLLISYQTDFSAAVVHRDLELVLATGIFLLPMKASFPYYMLSSCKRSMYWMRLKKSLGFILVASLIFLIFCFIFPQTTALGFLDFSCKSDDNLVHTTIKSAEKTPMLHHDQRKSKLSMASEMNHLMEASSGKYSYGQGNPSELEISQQLTHKSENHEQTSHALDIQSERKLSSSAVQNSDPMKASQLGYLTVKTGKEKGRRRKRKSLGAKLAALSEVSSSQSGNSTPSSPLSPTPSATPKCNWPMSPDEEQPPEAPSSMTQVATQHSANDQASAAVAVSNILKPASTQRCTNSKSSQVPHSASRSATSLPVQKPCATSPIPASTFPSPLGSKSTVNLHARAPGSQLHNQTAVQARETGLANEYTYDIWGDHFSGLHLLVPKNVTSMKSSPVENNFDSFFVRGPQTLVTNSQEG, from the exons ATGTTCCGCCTCCG GGGATTGCTTCACAAAACATTCACTTGTTATGTGGTTCTGTCGTGCATCTTATTCTGGCTTGCTGGATATGGACTGTGCTCTTTGAATGGGATACAAAACCCACCAGATTATGATGGTTGTGCATCTTTTGAGAGAAGTTATGATTTGGGTTCTTCAGACGCTACTGTTAGTGACTCTAGTTTAGGCTATGGGTTTCCATCTCCCCATAACAGTTATGAAAATGTCTGTCCGAAAAGTCATTCGTTCTGCTTTCCATCAATGTTGTCTGGACTTTcacataaagagaaaattataaagGAAGCTTCTCTAGGAGAATCTGGCAGTCAATACAACAGTCCATTTTGTGCAGAGTTACCTCAAGATGGCAGGCAAACAAGTAACCAAAGCTGGTCAGCTGAACATGGTGTGTTTAGGTTACTTAATGGAGGGGTTGTCTCATGTTCTTTGAACACCAGAGAGGAAGTGGATGGCATACCACCTCTTCCAACCGAGGTTGGTTGTAAAGATGACATTTCTTCTTGTGGAGGCTCTTCACTTAAGCAGAAGACAACACGTTTTTGGTCAACGAACTCTGAGGTTTCCAAATCAAATTCTTTTGATGGTTCTGTCTCACCCAATGTAAGGATTGGCCCTACTATGCTGGACTGGGGACAAAAATACTTGTATTCTTCTTCAGCAGCCTTTTTAACTGTGACAAATACATGCAATGATAGCATATTAAACCTCTATGAGCCATTCAGCTCAGACTTGCAGTTCTACCCTTGTAACTTCAGTGATGTTTCACTAAGACCTGGTGAATCagctttaatttgttttgttttcttccctAAAAGTCTGGGCTTGTCATCAGCTAGCCTGATTTTGCAGACAAGTTCCGGTGGATTCATAGTAGAAGCTAAAGGATATGCTACTGAGTGTCCTTTTGGAATTCAGCCCTTATCAGGTGTGCAAATTTCTCCTGGTGGAAGGCTGAGCAAGAATTTTTCATTGTTCAATCCCTTTGATGAGACCCTTTATGTGAAAGAAATAACTGCCTGGATATCAATTTCTTCAGGGCATAATTCTGTTGAAACTGAAGCAATTTGTAGGATAAATGACTTTCAGGTTATTGATGCTTGGCTCTTCCCAACTATTAAGGATCGATTGGTTGTGAATAGTGGTCATTCACCAATGATAGCAATCAGGCCCCATAGGAATTGGGATATTGCTCCACATGGCTCTGAAAATCTCATGGAGATGGATATTATGGTTGGATTTGAGGGAAAAATCTTTGGTGCATTTTGTTTGCATTTACTGAGGCCCTCACAAGACACATCTGATACTATTATGGTTCCTATTGAAGCTGAAGTAGATAGTCATTCTGCTTGTGATACTGTTGGTATATTTATTTCAGCAACTCTTGAGGGTCTAGCCACATGTGATAGTGGTGAAATTGCTATCACTATCTCTCTTAGGAATGATGCCCCGTATGTTTTAGGTTTTGTTAAAGTCATGGAGGTTTCTGACACTGAGCTTTTCCGTATTAAGTTCAAAGAAGGTTTACTGCTTTTCCCTGGTACTGTGACTCAAGTTGGCATTATTTACTGTAGTCACCTGCACTTGGATTTGCATGACTTTGCACCTAAAGTCTCCAACTTGCGAGAGAACTGCAAACTGTTGATTCTTACTAATGACTCAACTAGTCCCCTGATTGAGATTCCATGTGAggacattttatatatttgttttgaacaTCATAGGAAAATGCATTCATCTGATCAAGTAGAAGGCAAGTCCAAACATACCCAATTTGACAGTAGGAGAACAGGGTATATGGGCAGAAGCATGCAATTGCGGCCAAATCTCAAG gtTTTAGAGACGAGAGATGTAGATGAACTGGTTCTGGCAAACTGGAAGTCTCAGGGAGTCACGGGTAGCATGTCTGTGCTTGAAGACAGTGAGGTGTTATTTTTGATGATTCAGGTTGGAAGCTATGTCTCTAAGTGGATCACTGTAAAGAATCCCAGTCAACATCCAGTGGTGATGCAGCTTATCTTGAATTCAGGAGAAATAATTAATGAGTGTAGGGATTTAGATGATTTATTATTCCCTTCTTCATCTAGTAATTTGGTTCTAGATGAAGGTGCTACTCCAAAAAAGTATGGATTCTCTATTCCAGAGAATGCACTAACAGAGGCTTATGTGCACCCTCATGAACATGTAACTTTGGggccaataattttttatccatcTGATCGATGTGGGTGGAGTGGTTCGGCATTGATAAGAAACAATCTTTCAGGTGTTGAGTGGATACCTTTAAAGGGATATGGAGGGTTGCTTTCTCTAGTTTTGCTCGAGAGGTCTGAGCATGTTGACAATGTAGATTTTGATCTTAAAATGCCCAAGACACTCAACTTTTCTCTTCCATATACCTTACTTCACATGAAAGAGATAAGTTCTGCCTGTTCACAACATTTAGTGAAAGAGTTATATGCCAAAAACACTGGAGACTTGCCATTGGAGGTTAAAAGTATCAGAGTTTCTGGGAGAGAGTGCGGGTTGGATGGTTTTAAGATTCTTTCTTGTAAGGGTTTTGCTCTTGAGCCTGGGGAATCAACTAAACTTCTGATATCATATCAAACTGATTTTTCTGCAGCTGTGGTGCATCGAGATCTTGAACTCGTCTTGGCTACTGGTATTTTTCTGTTACCCATGAAAGCAAGTTTCCCTTATTATATGCTAAGTAGCTGCAAGAGATCCATGTATTGGATGCGATTGAAGAAATCCCTTGGATTTATTCTTGTTGCATCCTTAATATTTCTGatattttgtttcatatttCCTCAAACCACTGCATTGGGCTTCTTGGATTTCTCTTGCAAGAGTGATGATAACTTGGTCCACACCACCATAAAAAGTGCAGAGAAAACCCCTATGCTACATCATGACCAGAGAAAGAGTAAGCTCTCTATGGCTAGTGAGATGAATCATCTAATGGAGGCCTCTAGTGGCAAATATTCCTATGGCCAAGGCAATCCATCTGAACTGGAAATATCTCAACAGTTGACACACAAATCTGAAAATCATGAACAGACTAGTCATGCATTGGATATTCAAAGTGAAAGAAAATTGTCATCCTCCGCAGTTCAGAACTCTGACCCAATGAAAGCATCTCAGTTGGGTTATCTCACGGTCAAAACTGGTAAAGAGAAGggtagaagaagaaagaggaagAGTCTCGGTGCCAAATTAGCGGCATTGTCTGAAGTTTCAAGTAGTCAAAGTGGTAATTCTACACCCTCGTCTCCTTTATCCCCTACTCCCTCTGCTACACCTAAATGTAACTGGCCAATGTCTCCGGACGAGGAGCAACCCCCTGAGGCTCCTAGTTCAATGACACAGGTGGCTACCCAACATTCTGCCAATGATCAAGCTTCTGCCGCTGTTGCTGTGTCAAATATATTGAAGCCTGCTTCTACACAAAGGTGCACTAATAGTAAGTCTTCTCAAGTACCACATTCAGCTTCAAGAAGTGCTACTAGTTTACCTGTTCAGAAACCTTGTGCTACTTCTCCCATTCCTGCAAGCACTTTTCCATCTCCCTTGGGGTCAAAATCTACTGTTAACTTGCATGCTCGAGCTCCTGGATCCCAACTTCACAACCAAACAGCTGTTCAAGCACGAGAGACAGGACTTGCAAATGAGTATACATATGATATTTGGGGTGACCATTTTTCTGGACTCCACTTGTTAGTTCCAAAAAATGTTACTTCCATGAAGTCTAGTCCCGTGGAAAATAATTTCGACAGCTTTTTTGTAAGAGGTCCACAAACCCTTGTGACAAATTCTCAAGAAGGCTAA
- the LOC112997784 gene encoding precursor of CEP7, producing MAHFTRTCLLLVLLFLSCELLCIEGRGLKATTKSPKSVSVRAMSTTKGAVAKPSQLETIAKSLNGFVEAFRPTTPGHSPGVGHSVNN from the coding sequence ATGGCACATTTCACTCGCACTTGCTTGCTTTTGGTGCTATTGTTCCTATCATGTGAACTACTTTGCATAGAAGGAAGGGGTTTGAAAGCAACCACTAAGTCACCAAAATCCGTCTCCGTCAGGGCAATGAGCACCACAAAAGGTGCTGTTGCAAAACCTAGCCAGTTAGAGACTATTGCTAAAAGTTTGAATGGATTTGTTGAAGCTTTTCGACCCACAACTCCCGGCCATAGCCCTGGTGTTGGCCATTCTGTTAACAACTAA